AGAGCCACACAACTGCTATACTCCGAGAACTATTTGTATGTTGTGGATGCCAATTTGCATCAAATTAATCAGTTTAGCTATTCAGGGGACTTTATAAAGAGAATTGATGTTGATCCCGCAATGTATCAAACATATGTAACCCTGATGAATGATGAATCATATTATACCATGACTATGGGGGAAAACGGCAGTCTTATTAAAAAATCAGATGTAAATTCCGGGGCAACACATTTTTTTGGTAAAGCTCCTGGAGATGAATTCCAGCCCGGAAACTTCGAGAAAGAACTTAGAACTTTACAACGAGGGGAGATACCCGATTTTATGAAGAATGATATCACAAAGCATATTAGTGGTGATCATTTATATGTCTTTTTGAATACTCTTGGTCGTCTTCAAAAATATACATCTGAAGGCAGATTGCTTTGGGATAAGGAAATAAACATGCCTGTTAATCAAGCCATATTTGACAATGCTGTTGAACAAGCAAATGATGCTGAGTGGGGAATTCCCAGTTTTAAATATATACTGTCCATTAAAGTGATTG
The DNA window shown above is from Rhodohalobacter mucosus and carries:
- a CDS encoding 6-bladed beta-propeller; this translates as MNQKYSFCCAIFLTIIIFHASCKSDEKAKQVETTSTFEIEELELFADFDQHGLVRPVQIEILPNSNLAVLDSQTNKVHLLTTDGEILNTFGREGNGPGEFQRATQLLYSENYLYVVDANLHQINQFSYSGDFIKRIDVDPAMYQTYVTLMNDESYYTMTMGENGSLIKKSDVNSGATHFFGKAPGDEFQPGNFEKELRTLQRGEIPDFMKNDITKHISGDHLYVFLNTLGRLQKYTSEGRLLWDKEINMPVNQAIFDNAVEQANDAEWGIPSFKYILSIKVIDKEPYLLWNSTDGFPQNMVKTDADGQLLKIIKIHDNDSSFSDFSIDSKNNILYLIDFETGQIYRTKLPG